The following are from one region of the Noviherbaspirillum sedimenti genome:
- the rimI gene encoding ribosomal protein S18-alanine N-acetyltransferase yields MQPENPDMLILEPMQDADIEQVLAIENSVYPHPWSRGNFLDSLASGYEAWVVREPTFKLAGYFLAMPVVDEMHLLNISVRADLQGQGLGRRLLDRVGALARGQGMTSILLEVRPSNQRALAVYERYGYVRIGLRKAYYPATGGAREDAIVMRLCL; encoded by the coding sequence ATGCAGCCCGAAAATCCCGACATGCTGATACTGGAGCCCATGCAGGACGCCGATATCGAACAAGTGTTGGCGATCGAGAACAGCGTCTATCCGCATCCCTGGAGCCGCGGCAATTTTCTCGATTCGCTCGCCAGCGGCTATGAAGCCTGGGTGGTGCGGGAGCCGACGTTCAAACTGGCCGGCTATTTCCTGGCGATGCCGGTGGTTGACGAAATGCATCTGTTGAATATCAGCGTGCGTGCCGACCTGCAGGGGCAGGGGCTGGGGCGCAGGCTGCTGGACCGGGTTGGCGCGCTGGCGCGCGGGCAGGGCATGACCTCGATCCTGCTGGAAGTGCGCCCCTCCAACCAGCGCGCGCTGGCGGTATATGAGCGTTACGGCTATGTGCGCATTGGCTTGCGCAAAGCATACTATCCCGCCACCGGCGGCGCCCGCGAAGATGCGATTGTGATGAGGTTGTGCCTATGA
- a CDS encoding sensor histidine kinase, translating to MDHPPQEPVLSLFLASSVHDMKNSVGMLSASLEKLLGELDPQAFAAYQEMAHMLFEVRRVNGNLTQLLTLYKLGERLYPFDPQACAIDQCALELESMNRTLLDSRGITLYVDNPPGLIWHFDEDLIGGVLNHAINNAIRYTHDKIRLAFTLHDGRLEVRVEDNGPGYPEALLAAPAACQGVNFGSGSTGLGLYFAREVASLHRHRERQGTLRLENGGALGGGCFILELP from the coding sequence ATGGACCACCCACCGCAGGAACCGGTACTTTCCCTCTTTCTGGCATCTTCCGTGCACGACATGAAGAATTCGGTCGGCATGTTGTCGGCTTCGCTGGAAAAGCTGCTGGGCGAACTCGATCCGCAAGCCTTCGCCGCCTACCAGGAAATGGCGCACATGCTGTTTGAAGTGCGGCGCGTCAATGGCAACCTGACCCAGCTGCTGACCTTGTACAAGCTGGGGGAACGCCTGTACCCCTTCGACCCGCAGGCCTGTGCCATCGACCAGTGCGCGCTGGAGCTGGAGTCGATGAACCGCACCCTGCTCGATTCCCGCGGCATCACCCTGTATGTCGACAATCCGCCCGGCCTGATCTGGCATTTCGATGAAGACCTGATTGGCGGCGTGCTCAACCATGCGATCAACAATGCCATCCGCTACACCCATGACAAGATCCGGCTGGCGTTCACCCTGCACGACGGCCGCCTGGAAGTCCGTGTGGAAGACAATGGCCCGGGCTATCCGGAAGCGCTGCTCGCGGCGCCCGCAGCATGCCAGGGCGTCAACTTCGGTAGCGGCAGCACCGGCCTGGGCCTGTATTTCGCGCGCGAAGTCGCCAGCCTGCACCGCCATCGCGAGCGGCAAGGCACGCTGCGCCTGGAAAACGGCGGCGCCCTCGGCGGCGGCTGCTTCATCCTGGAACTTCCGTGA
- the tsaB gene encoding tRNA (adenosine(37)-N6)-threonylcarbamoyltransferase complex dimerization subunit type 1 TsaB, whose translation MPTILAIETSAERASAALLLGDQLFTQEADGGKTHSAAILPLVQRLLGQAGIRLEQCEALAFGSGPGSFTGVRTAAGVVQGLAFGSRRPVIPVVTLLAMAQACRSRSGAADVLAILDARMGEVYWAQYRYEDRDGDDSGGWREVVAPTLSAPAAVAPRGTAVACGNGLQAYADAFAGAAFAAGALPDVMPHALQIAQLARLAFARGETLAAQDAQPLYLRNKVALTTSERLAKAGAAA comes from the coding sequence ATGCCTACCATCCTTGCCATTGAAACATCCGCCGAGCGCGCCTCGGCTGCCCTGTTGTTGGGTGACCAGCTATTCACCCAGGAAGCCGACGGGGGCAAGACCCATTCGGCCGCGATTTTGCCGCTGGTGCAACGCCTGCTCGGGCAGGCCGGCATCCGCCTGGAACAATGCGAGGCGCTGGCGTTCGGCAGCGGCCCGGGTTCGTTTACCGGCGTGCGCACGGCGGCCGGCGTGGTGCAGGGCCTGGCTTTTGGCAGCCGGCGTCCGGTGATTCCGGTCGTGACCTTGCTGGCAATGGCGCAGGCTTGCCGCAGCCGTAGCGGCGCTGCCGACGTGCTCGCGATTCTCGACGCCCGCATGGGCGAAGTGTACTGGGCGCAGTATCGCTATGAAGATCGCGACGGCGACGACAGCGGCGGCTGGCGGGAAGTGGTGGCGCCGACGCTGTCCGCGCCGGCAGCGGTGGCGCCGCGAGGCACGGCCGTGGCATGCGGCAACGGCTTGCAGGCGTATGCCGATGCCTTCGCCGGCGCCGCCTTCGCCGCCGGCGCCTTGCCCGACGTGATGCCGCATGCGTTGCAGATCGCGCAACTGGCGCGCCTGGCGTTCGCCCGCGGCGAAACGCTGGCGGCGCAGGATGCGCAACCACTGTACCTGCGCAACAAGGTCGCACTGACCACCAGCGAGCGCCTGGCCAAGGCGGGAGCGGCGGCGTGA